From Solibacillus isronensis, the proteins below share one genomic window:
- a CDS encoding PDZ domain-containing protein: protein MDGTVLIEILKGIGRFFINPLFYIAIISAVYLGYRRVKRERRYFNRRILGGWSELKNMLAMGFMLSVIISLFSLVIGLTVSLELLTIVFIVSFVGLIIYMYQLLSPAIVMAVAFCGIVWMQWQDWSYTIGTIELAGRNVTDDLVMTVPIMTGLLLMAEGILIRRYGARFASPIVEKTKRGLNGIGYFSKQLWILPVFTIIPGEGIQNFAPYWPQFTVGAEQFSIIVFPFIIGFQQMVRQKLPMNVYPQMGRSIIMIGQFVLIVGLAAYFLPVLGAAALALGAISRTIIGIHYSRSEDRNSYAVVRSDKGVMIAGILPDSPAEKMGLVAGEIIKRVNGQDVFTEEDLYKALQINAAHCRLEVLDHSGELRLAQHVVHRDDNHKIGLLVVS from the coding sequence ATGGATGGAACAGTTTTGATTGAAATTTTAAAAGGGATTGGCCGATTTTTTATAAATCCTTTGTTTTATATCGCCATCATTTCCGCAGTTTATTTAGGATATCGCCGAGTGAAGCGCGAACGAAGGTATTTTAACCGACGGATACTAGGTGGCTGGTCCGAGCTGAAAAATATGCTTGCGATGGGCTTTATGCTGTCCGTTATTATTTCCTTATTTAGTCTTGTAATAGGCTTAACAGTATCACTCGAATTATTGACAATTGTATTTATTGTAAGTTTCGTAGGTTTGATCATTTATATGTATCAATTATTATCGCCGGCAATTGTTATGGCGGTTGCTTTTTGCGGAATCGTTTGGATGCAATGGCAAGATTGGTCATATACAATCGGAACTATTGAATTGGCAGGGAGAAATGTTACGGACGATCTTGTTATGACCGTTCCGATTATGACAGGACTCTTGCTGATGGCAGAAGGAATTTTAATTCGCCGGTATGGTGCCCGTTTTGCTTCACCGATTGTTGAGAAAACAAAGCGTGGATTAAATGGAATAGGCTATTTTAGTAAACAGCTTTGGATTTTGCCTGTCTTTACGATTATTCCAGGTGAAGGCATTCAAAATTTTGCGCCTTATTGGCCACAGTTTACGGTCGGAGCAGAACAGTTTTCGATCATCGTTTTTCCGTTTATTATCGGATTCCAGCAGATGGTGCGTCAAAAGCTGCCGATGAATGTTTATCCTCAAATGGGACGTTCAATTATTATGATCGGGCAATTTGTGCTGATCGTCGGATTGGCTGCATATTTTCTGCCGGTACTTGGTGCTGCTGCATTAGCATTAGGTGCGATTTCACGCACAATTATCGGCATTCATTATAGTCGTTCAGAAGACCGCAATAGTTATGCTGTTGTACGGAGTGATAAAGGTGTGATGATTGCCGGCATTTTACCGGATTCTCCTGCAGAGAAAATGGGACTTGTTGCAGGTGAGATTATTAAGCGTGTAAATGGACAAGATGTTTTTACAGAAGAAGATTTGTATAAAGCATTGCAGATCAATGCTGCCCATTGTCGTTTGGAAGTGCTTGATCATTCAGGCGAATTGCGTCTTGCCCAGCATGTTGTCCATCGTGATGATAATCACAAAATAGGGTTATTAGTTGTTAGTTAA
- a CDS encoding S41 family peptidase, with product MRKSRIFLLIVVMVCIGVIVYGVMKIKAQPQEEQAGFAVVNELHELITSESVYDVNSEKLVEGALRGMANAINDPYSTYYSEQEAALHKQTLASERIGIGVELAEANGKIIVVAPIKASPAEKAGIRPLDELIQINEVRLDGKSMGEVRKLMYGKEGEAVELVIYRPEMDQHLKLVMKRERLKNDTVEAEVLEVEGRKLGYITINLFGEKTAEEWKEALDEVIKEEVEGLIIDVRDNPGGYLHSVAQMMSMFEQKEKIFAYMQNHDGVTEPLKTKKVEQFQPYANWLRDTPLTLIQNEGSASASEVFAGALQDWKRSVIIGVTSFGKGTVQQTWDLQNGGEVKLSTNKWLTPSKKWIHDVGIEPDVEVTQHPLYSVETKILKGRYEEGEYSEEIAYSQRILSELGYAISRTDGFFDKDTAQEVESFRHKHDIAEGSYMDEVFFNELTKELQTFKQSKVNDMQLQMAISYIMHQFE from the coding sequence GTGCGGAAAAGTCGGATTTTTTTATTAATTGTTGTAATGGTGTGTATCGGTGTAATTGTTTATGGTGTTATGAAAATCAAGGCGCAGCCACAAGAGGAACAGGCGGGTTTTGCGGTAGTCAATGAACTGCATGAGTTAATTACGAGCGAATCAGTTTATGATGTCAACTCTGAAAAATTGGTGGAAGGTGCACTGCGAGGGATGGCAAATGCAATAAATGACCCTTATAGTACTTATTATTCGGAGCAAGAAGCAGCATTACATAAACAGACGCTCGCAAGTGAACGAATCGGCATTGGTGTGGAATTGGCAGAAGCAAATGGCAAGATTATCGTCGTGGCTCCTATTAAAGCATCGCCTGCAGAAAAAGCGGGTATTCGACCATTGGATGAGCTTATACAAATTAATGAAGTACGACTTGACGGAAAATCTATGGGGGAAGTTCGTAAGCTGATGTATGGTAAGGAAGGGGAAGCGGTGGAGCTTGTCATTTATCGACCGGAAATGGATCAGCATTTAAAGTTAGTCATGAAAAGAGAACGTTTGAAAAATGATACGGTGGAAGCAGAAGTTCTCGAAGTAGAAGGGAGAAAACTTGGCTATATAACGATCAATCTTTTTGGTGAAAAAACAGCAGAAGAATGGAAAGAGGCTCTTGATGAGGTAATTAAGGAGGAAGTGGAAGGGTTAATTATTGATGTGCGGGACAATCCAGGTGGCTATTTACATAGTGTTGCCCAAATGATGAGCATGTTCGAGCAAAAAGAAAAAATCTTTGCGTATATGCAAAATCATGATGGTGTAACAGAGCCACTGAAAACAAAGAAAGTGGAACAGTTCCAGCCTTACGCAAATTGGTTGCGTGACACGCCTTTAACTCTTATCCAAAATGAAGGAAGCGCATCAGCCAGTGAAGTGTTTGCAGGTGCCCTACAGGACTGGAAACGTTCGGTCATTATTGGAGTGACGAGCTTCGGTAAAGGAACGGTCCAACAAACATGGGATCTTCAAAACGGCGGAGAAGTAAAGTTATCAACGAACAAATGGCTTACCCCTTCTAAAAAGTGGATCCATGATGTAGGAATAGAGCCGGATGTCGAAGTGACACAGCATCCTCTTTACAGTGTGGAAACAAAAATACTGAAAGGGCGCTATGAAGAGGGAGAATACAGTGAAGAAATTGCCTACAGCCAGCGTATTTTAAGTGAACTGGGCTACGCTATCAGCCGGACAGATGGATTCTTTGATAAGGATACAGCTCAGGAAGTAGAGAGCTTCAGACACAAGCATGATATTGCAGAAGGAAGCTATATGGATGAAGTATTTTTCAATGAATTAACGAAAGAACTGCAAACATTCAAACAGTCGAAAGTTAACGACATGCAGCTGCAGATGGCGATTAGTTATATTATGCATCAGTTTGAGTAA
- the addB gene encoding helicase-exonuclease AddAB subunit AddB, whose translation MTLRVISGRAGTGKTTLIHREIVEDLKTNIFGHPIFLLVPDQMSFTAEYELTTNYDIEGMMRAQVMTFKRLAWFVLQNEGGIAHERIDGTGYRMLLRRILEEHQEEFLLFKRAAGKPGFTKEVEQILKEFSQYHIDVETIDPLIESLKLNGASEVLLHKLHDLNIILKQLHERIGTEYIDGDGYFPLLIERIPKMESLRDTHIYLDGFVSFNGQEFAILKELLIYAKRVTIVLPMENPEMDLLEGSVFYRAAVTYDKIKNELQKLRFERGIDIEEEARVHLEVNYRATNRDLLHIEHCFDKITDIPVESTGHTKILEGVNPRAEVQGIAQEIKQLVLEKGLRYKDIGIMYRQADVYDAIIGTTFTQYEIPFFSNEKRAMLYHPLIEFSRSVLEIITTNWKYEPVFRSIKTDLFFPYGANLVAMRDRADILENFVIAKGIVHDRWMKDEVWHYRRFKSLEKVNAVQTEDELEHEQLLKSVRDLIREPVLALQNRLKGKKTGREIVVALYEFMERLDIYKKLLKMQEQEEQADSLHQSLEHEQAWNGWIHILEQFDLMFGDKVMPLEEVAQILDEGFETLEFASVPPTLDEVTVSTVEFARFDNKKAIFVIGVNDGVYPMRMEAGGLLSDDERETFEKIDVELAPGIKSRLLQESFLFYRAISSSTQYLYITYANADEESKSKLPSLYINRLHSMFEITENQGTPEEKTVRTLPHRQIAMDPLDELQKDNVLNYLQHPSPAIGFLMTQLKQAQHERRPLTEEWAALKAFYEREQRWKDVLNIVEKPLYTTNEAEPLTEDVATALYGEDFLASVSRIERFYSCPYSHFASYGLKLQERTEFKLETFAMGDLFHEAIRTILSEKEPSIPLTTYVACYKKADETISKLADYFSYSILKSSHRFEYIKTKLVKIVARTIYALINQSELSKFKAIAHEKPFGKRDDKNTEQDDRNPLEALKIDLEHNRKMYVRGQIDRIDAYKDAENLYLRVIDYKSSGRKLDFTEVYNGISLQLLTYLDVAMKNIPIIAREGKFIQDLSELENIIVQAAGMFYLHVHNPLIPTEDYEQYDRVESLRQEKFKLSGYMVKDVEVAQLMDKSLEPSKTSIIVPAAFKSGENPEFNSRSSKVIEQDQMENLQEFVHYKFRQAGNEIYRGNTEIKPYSLGNQKACTYCSFKSVCQFDQSETGNSFNEIKKQPEQEVFENIKKVVCADDNSREAE comes from the coding sequence GTGACGTTACGAGTTATATCAGGACGGGCAGGCACGGGAAAAACAACATTGATTCACCGTGAGATTGTTGAAGATTTAAAAACAAATATATTTGGACATCCAATTTTTTTATTAGTTCCTGACCAAATGTCGTTTACAGCGGAATATGAGCTGACGACGAATTATGACATTGAAGGAATGATGCGTGCACAGGTAATGACATTCAAACGGCTTGCCTGGTTTGTGCTGCAAAATGAAGGCGGTATCGCCCACGAACGCATTGACGGCACAGGGTACCGCATGCTGTTGCGACGTATTTTGGAAGAACATCAGGAAGAATTCCTACTATTTAAACGAGCGGCAGGTAAACCTGGTTTTACGAAGGAAGTAGAGCAGATTTTAAAGGAATTCAGTCAATATCATATCGATGTGGAAACAATCGACCCGCTAATCGAATCATTAAAATTAAACGGTGCAAGTGAAGTACTGCTTCATAAATTGCATGATCTGAATATTATTTTAAAGCAGTTGCATGAGCGAATCGGGACGGAATATATTGATGGCGATGGCTATTTTCCGCTGTTAATTGAGCGCATTCCGAAAATGGAAAGCTTGCGTGATACCCACATCTATTTAGATGGGTTTGTTTCATTTAACGGACAGGAATTTGCCATTTTAAAAGAGCTTCTTATTTATGCAAAGCGTGTCACAATTGTTCTCCCGATGGAAAACCCAGAAATGGATTTACTCGAAGGATCGGTATTTTACAGAGCTGCGGTGACGTACGACAAAATAAAGAATGAGCTGCAAAAATTACGTTTCGAACGAGGAATTGATATTGAAGAGGAGGCGCGTGTTCATTTAGAAGTAAACTACCGTGCGACAAATCGGGATTTACTGCATATTGAACATTGCTTCGACAAAATTACGGATATACCAGTCGAATCGACGGGACATACGAAAATATTGGAAGGTGTAAACCCGCGCGCAGAAGTGCAAGGTATTGCCCAGGAAATTAAACAGCTCGTTCTGGAAAAGGGGCTTCGCTATAAAGATATCGGGATAATGTACCGCCAGGCGGATGTATATGATGCGATTATCGGAACGACCTTTACCCAATACGAAATTCCGTTTTTCTCAAATGAGAAGCGTGCGATGCTTTACCATCCGCTTATCGAATTCAGTCGATCCGTACTGGAGATTATTACGACAAACTGGAAATACGAGCCGGTTTTCAGAAGCATTAAAACCGATTTGTTTTTCCCTTACGGAGCCAATTTAGTTGCAATGCGTGACAGAGCGGATATTTTGGAAAACTTCGTCATCGCAAAAGGAATTGTCCATGACCGCTGGATGAAAGATGAAGTATGGCATTATCGCCGTTTTAAATCACTGGAAAAAGTAAATGCCGTTCAGACAGAAGACGAGCTGGAGCATGAGCAACTTTTAAAATCCGTCCGTGACTTAATCCGGGAGCCGGTACTGGCATTGCAGAACCGGTTGAAAGGCAAAAAAACAGGCCGTGAAATTGTAGTGGCACTGTATGAGTTTATGGAGCGGCTTGATATTTATAAGAAGCTGCTAAAAATGCAGGAACAGGAAGAGCAGGCCGATTCACTCCATCAGTCATTGGAGCATGAACAGGCTTGGAATGGCTGGATCCATATTTTGGAGCAATTTGACCTTATGTTCGGCGATAAAGTTATGCCGTTGGAAGAAGTAGCGCAAATTTTGGATGAAGGCTTTGAAACACTTGAGTTTGCAAGTGTCCCGCCGACATTGGATGAAGTGACTGTTTCGACTGTCGAGTTTGCACGTTTTGACAATAAAAAGGCAATTTTCGTAATCGGTGTTAACGACGGAGTATACCCGATGCGTATGGAAGCGGGAGGACTGCTGTCTGATGACGAGCGTGAAACATTTGAGAAAATCGATGTGGAATTGGCCCCGGGGATAAAAAGCAGGCTTCTGCAGGAAAGTTTCCTATTTTACCGGGCGATTTCTTCATCGACACAATATTTATATATTACGTATGCAAATGCAGACGAGGAAAGTAAAAGCAAGCTTCCATCGCTTTATATTAACCGCCTGCACAGCATGTTTGAGATTACCGAAAACCAGGGTACCCCCGAGGAAAAAACGGTTCGCACACTGCCACATCGGCAAATTGCAATGGACCCGCTTGATGAACTCCAAAAAGATAATGTGCTCAATTATTTACAGCATCCGTCACCGGCAATCGGCTTCTTAATGACCCAGCTGAAGCAGGCACAGCACGAGCGACGTCCGCTTACCGAAGAATGGGCGGCGTTAAAAGCATTTTATGAACGGGAACAGCGATGGAAAGATGTACTGAATATCGTGGAAAAACCTTTGTATACGACGAATGAAGCAGAACCGCTAACGGAAGACGTAGCAACAGCATTGTACGGGGAAGACTTTTTGGCAAGTGTATCGCGTATTGAGCGCTTTTACAGCTGTCCATATTCACATTTTGCATCCTATGGACTGAAACTGCAGGAGCGTACGGAATTCAAGCTGGAAACATTCGCGATGGGCGATCTGTTCCATGAGGCAATCCGGACAATTTTATCCGAGAAAGAGCCATCGATCCCGCTTACGACATATGTAGCGTGCTATAAAAAGGCGGATGAAACCATTTCAAAACTGGCGGATTATTTCTCGTACAGTATTTTAAAAAGCAGTCACCGCTTTGAATATATTAAAACGAAACTTGTGAAAATCGTGGCACGTACAATTTATGCGCTCATTAATCAAAGTGAGCTGTCGAAGTTTAAAGCGATTGCCCATGAAAAGCCGTTTGGGAAACGCGACGACAAAAATACGGAACAGGATGACCGCAACCCGCTGGAAGCATTGAAAATCGATCTGGAACATAACCGGAAAATGTATGTACGCGGGCAAATTGACCGTATTGATGCATATAAAGATGCGGAAAATCTGTATTTGCGTGTTATTGATTATAAATCTAGCGGTCGCAAGCTTGATTTTACCGAAGTATATAACGGGATTTCGCTGCAGCTGTTGACATATTTAGATGTAGCGATGAAAAATATTCCGATTATCGCACGTGAAGGAAAGTTCATCCAGGACTTATCGGAGCTGGAGAATATCATTGTCCAGGCGGCTGGGATGTTCTATCTGCATGTGCATAATCCGCTAATTCCTACAGAAGATTATGAGCAGTATGATCGCGTGGAAAGTTTACGTCAGGAGAAGTTCAAGTTAAGCGGCTATATGGTAAAAGATGTGGAAGTGGCGCAACTGATGGACAAGTCACTTGAGCCGAGTAAAACATCCATTATCGTACCGGCAGCGTTTAAAAGCGGAGAGAACCCTGAATTCAACAGCCGTTCCTCAAAAGTGATCGAACAAGACCAGATGGAAAACCTGCAGGAATTTGTACACTATAAATTCCGTCAGGCGGGCAATGAAATTTACCGTGGTAATACAGAAATTAAGCCGTACAGCCTGGGCAATCAAAAAGCTTGTACGTATTGCAGTTTTAAGTCGGTTTGCCAGTTCGACCAGTCGGAAACAGGCAACAGCTTTAATGAAATCAAGAAACAGCCGGAACAGGAAGTATTTGAAAATATTAAAAAGGTGGTATGTGCAGATGACAATTCCAGAGAAGCCGAGTGA
- the addA gene encoding helicase-exonuclease AddAB subunit AddA translates to MTIPEKPSDVQWTDVQWKAIYASGHDILVSAAAGSGKTAVLIERLIQKILAPEDKRIDVDELLVVTFTNASAAEMRNRMAEALEKELAQNPSNQFLRRQLSLLNKAQISTLHSFCLSICREFAYTIDLDPGFRLASTEEASLLQDDVLMDVLEKAYRGDMETLFSKEELYTLVDSFASDRSDQAIELLLQEMYKVSRVQPNPYEWLRALPEKYDIDPESPIDDLVIAQEVRPFIIGSLKEIATRLEKGLQIVSVTPVLEKNKPLFEAEYTGVKHVLEAMEGGSWEQAYELIPAVEFGRIKPLTKKDTEEDKQYYALAKNHRDTAKEMLTDLKETFFARHPKLYVQEMAATKPILETLVKLTIEYSEAFKKAKQERGLLDFSDLEHYALEILTDEESTSTPPQPSDVALNFQKRFKEVLVDEYQDVNFLQETILQLVKNGGEQDGNMFMVGDVKQSIYAFRLAEPRLFLDKYKRFEENPSGTGMKIDLNANFRSRSEVLEGTNYVFEQIMDEEVGEIAYDEQAKLKFGASYDEQQVPIELVLLEGDSKAQIIPGSEDGSEEESISAAQQEARYIIQRIRDLVDHGGQVYNPKTKSMRPVSYRDIVVLMRSRTWYTTFAEEFKMAGLPLYAETDGGYFESLEVMIMINTLKVIDNPYQDIPLASVLRAPFIGLTENELAKIRLINGKVPFYEALKQYKEEAAGDMPIEIEAKLDKFFTMHRKWRQFSRHGALADLVWQVYLDTNYYEMVGAMANGKQRQANLRALHDRALSYEKSSFRGLFRFLRFIDRMSSRGDDLGIAKSTSEADDVVTLLTIHKSKGLEYPVVFVAGMSRTFNTKDLGSRYIFDQDFGLAIKSVNPDLNIISTSLPHLYVKEKKLAKMKAEEMRVLYVAMTRAKERLILVGSIKDWEKQKEEWAFYQELEDTVLPAYIRSKANSYLSWVGPAVARHNDFLFADYGYSNEAATTKEWTVRIIPNRDYLLANEAETVEHEMVEQAVNEDMVQLLAKRFTTPYPYANAVTKKSKTSVSEQKRLESLQRMEEEQLYNMEAKRYVKTDVPSFMLKGKKERKLSATEVGTAVHAVMQHIPQQGFTTMEETESYIQSLVKRKLLQQIEADAVSAEKVFAFFQTEVGERFKKAKQVLREEPFTLSLKDQEGDAQIVQGVIDCIFEDEQGNWVLLDYKTDYIEQYLLGDFEKIKQKMTKSYQIQLNYYQHAVQSIKRIQINERILYLYSIGQEVKID, encoded by the coding sequence ATGACAATTCCAGAGAAGCCGAGTGATGTTCAATGGACAGATGTGCAGTGGAAAGCCATCTACGCATCCGGTCATGACATATTAGTATCCGCAGCGGCCGGTTCAGGAAAAACGGCGGTATTGATCGAGCGACTGATCCAAAAGATATTAGCGCCTGAAGACAAGCGCATAGATGTTGATGAGCTGCTCGTCGTAACGTTTACAAATGCCTCGGCTGCGGAAATGCGCAACCGTATGGCAGAAGCGCTCGAAAAGGAACTTGCCCAAAATCCGAGCAACCAATTTCTGCGCCGTCAGTTAAGTTTATTGAACAAAGCGCAAATCTCCACGCTGCATTCATTCTGTTTATCAATTTGCCGTGAATTTGCATACACCATTGATTTGGACCCGGGTTTCCGTCTGGCAAGTACAGAGGAAGCTTCGTTATTGCAGGATGATGTGCTGATGGATGTGCTTGAAAAGGCATACCGGGGCGATATGGAAACTTTGTTCTCGAAAGAAGAACTTTACACATTAGTCGACAGCTTTGCATCTGACCGCAGTGACCAGGCGATTGAACTGTTGCTGCAGGAAATGTATAAAGTATCGCGTGTACAGCCAAACCCGTATGAATGGCTGCGCGCATTGCCGGAGAAATACGATATTGATCCGGAAAGTCCGATTGATGACCTGGTTATTGCGCAGGAAGTCCGACCGTTTATTATCGGAAGCCTGAAAGAAATCGCCACTCGTCTTGAAAAAGGGTTGCAAATTGTGTCTGTTACACCTGTTTTAGAGAAAAACAAGCCATTGTTTGAAGCTGAATATACAGGGGTTAAGCATGTACTTGAAGCAATGGAGGGAGGCTCATGGGAACAGGCATATGAGCTGATCCCTGCAGTCGAGTTTGGACGCATCAAGCCGTTGACGAAAAAGGATACCGAGGAAGATAAGCAATATTATGCGTTAGCGAAAAATCATCGTGATACGGCAAAAGAAATGCTGACGGATTTAAAGGAAACATTTTTTGCGCGTCATCCGAAGTTGTATGTCCAGGAAATGGCGGCGACGAAGCCAATTTTGGAAACGCTCGTAAAACTGACGATTGAATACAGTGAAGCGTTTAAAAAGGCGAAGCAAGAGCGCGGCCTGCTTGATTTTTCAGATTTGGAGCATTATGCACTCGAAATTTTGACAGATGAAGAAAGCACGTCAACACCACCCCAGCCATCTGATGTGGCATTGAATTTCCAGAAGCGTTTCAAAGAAGTGCTTGTTGATGAATATCAGGATGTCAATTTCCTGCAGGAAACAATTTTGCAGCTTGTGAAAAACGGCGGTGAGCAGGACGGGAATATGTTTATGGTCGGTGATGTAAAGCAATCAATCTACGCGTTTCGTCTTGCAGAGCCACGTCTTTTCCTTGATAAATATAAGCGCTTTGAAGAGAACCCGTCCGGCACAGGGATGAAAATTGATTTGAATGCCAATTTCCGCAGTCGTTCGGAAGTTCTGGAAGGTACGAACTATGTATTTGAGCAAATAATGGACGAAGAAGTCGGCGAAATTGCGTACGATGAACAGGCAAAACTGAAATTCGGGGCGAGCTATGATGAGCAACAAGTACCGATTGAATTAGTTTTACTGGAAGGGGATTCGAAAGCTCAAATCATTCCGGGAAGTGAAGATGGTTCCGAGGAAGAAAGCATCAGCGCGGCACAGCAGGAAGCACGTTATATTATTCAGCGCATCCGTGATTTAGTCGATCATGGCGGACAAGTGTACAATCCGAAAACGAAATCGATGCGTCCTGTCAGCTACCGCGATATTGTCGTATTGATGCGTTCTCGCACATGGTATACGACGTTTGCAGAGGAATTCAAAATGGCCGGCCTGCCGCTCTATGCTGAAACGGACGGCGGTTATTTTGAATCTCTTGAAGTGATGATTATGATCAACACATTAAAAGTTATCGACAATCCGTATCAGGATATTCCGCTCGCTTCTGTACTGCGTGCACCGTTTATCGGGTTAACGGAAAACGAACTGGCGAAAATCCGTTTAATTAACGGGAAAGTACCTTTTTATGAGGCATTGAAGCAGTATAAAGAAGAAGCAGCGGGTGACATGCCAATCGAAATAGAGGCTAAGCTTGATAAGTTCTTTACGATGCATCGAAAATGGCGCCAGTTCTCCCGTCACGGGGCATTGGCCGATTTAGTATGGCAAGTGTATTTAGATACGAATTATTATGAAATGGTCGGTGCAATGGCGAACGGCAAGCAGCGCCAGGCGAACTTACGGGCACTGCATGACCGTGCATTAAGCTATGAAAAATCTTCATTCCGCGGATTATTCCGCTTCCTGCGATTTATCGACCGGATGAGTTCACGTGGAGATGATTTAGGAATTGCGAAGTCGACGAGTGAAGCAGACGATGTCGTCACATTGCTCACAATCCATAAATCAAAAGGATTAGAATATCCAGTCGTATTTGTAGCGGGCATGAGCCGTACATTCAATACAAAAGATTTAGGCAGCCGCTATATTTTCGATCAGGATTTCGGGTTGGCAATTAAATCGGTGAATCCGGATTTGAATATTATTTCGACTTCTTTACCGCATTTATATGTGAAGGAGAAAAAGCTTGCGAAGATGAAGGCAGAAGAAATGCGCGTCTTATATGTGGCGATGACCCGTGCAAAAGAGCGTCTCATTTTAGTCGGCTCGATTAAAGATTGGGAAAAGCAGAAGGAAGAATGGGCATTTTATCAAGAACTGGAGGATACAGTGCTCCCTGCATACATTCGTTCAAAAGCGAACAGCTATTTAAGCTGGGTCGGTCCAGCTGTTGCACGTCATAATGATTTCCTGTTTGCCGATTACGGCTATTCGAATGAAGCGGCAACAACGAAAGAATGGACTGTACGCATCATTCCAAATCGTGACTACTTGCTTGCCAATGAAGCGGAAACGGTGGAGCATGAAATGGTTGAACAGGCAGTGAATGAAGATATGGTTCAGCTGCTGGCGAAACGTTTCACGACACCGTATCCATATGCAAATGCGGTTACGAAGAAATCAAAAACGTCGGTATCGGAGCAGAAGCGTCTTGAAAGTTTGCAGCGGATGGAAGAAGAGCAGCTTTACAATATGGAAGCGAAGCGCTATGTAAAAACCGATGTACCAAGCTTTATGCTGAAAGGGAAAAAAGAACGCAAGCTTTCGGCAACCGAAGTCGGTACAGCTGTCCATGCCGTTATGCAGCATATCCCGCAACAAGGGTTTACAACGATGGAAGAGACGGAAAGTTATATCCAATCGCTTGTAAAACGTAAGCTGTTGCAGCAAATTGAAGCTGATGCAGTTTCAGCGGAAAAAGTATTTGCCTTTTTCCAAACAGAAGTCGGTGAGCGTTTTAAAAAGGCCAAGCAAGTACTAAGAGAAGAACCGTTTACCCTTAGTTTGAAAGATCAGGAAGGGGATGCCCAAATTGTACAGGGGGTCATCGACTGTATTTTTGAAGATGAACAGGGTAATTGGGTACTTCTGGATTATAAAACGGACTATATCGAACAGTATTTATTAGGCGATTTTGAGAAAATTAAACAAAAAATGACAAAGTCGTACCAAATTCAATTAAACTATTATCAGCATGCTGTACAATCAATTAAGCGTATTCAAATAAACGAACGCATTTTATATTTATACAGTATTGGACAAGAAGTGAAAATAGATTAG
- a CDS encoding TVP38/TMEM64 family protein, whose amino-acid sequence MLDWLTIDNLETIVEKYKLLGPFFGILLTFLESFIPILPLFVIIIANAAAYGLFWGFLLSWLGTVAGSYMFFLMIRMFGKYRLFRRIKEQKQVKKLINWVDIRGFTPLFVLLCLPFTPVVVVNTVAGLSNIKKKYYFLTLLISKPILIFLISYLGSDLRDILTSPVKLIISAVIILIIWGIGKLIEHILNKRVERDLREIGKLRKHK is encoded by the coding sequence ATGTTAGATTGGCTGACAATCGATAATTTAGAAACAATTGTAGAGAAATATAAGTTATTAGGTCCTTTTTTCGGAATTTTATTAACATTTTTAGAATCATTTATACCGATATTGCCGCTGTTCGTAATAATTATTGCCAATGCCGCAGCATACGGTTTATTTTGGGGATTTTTACTGTCCTGGCTTGGAACGGTAGCAGGATCATACATGTTCTTCCTCATGATTCGCATGTTCGGAAAGTACCGTCTCTTCCGCCGGATTAAAGAACAGAAACAAGTAAAAAAACTGATTAACTGGGTGGATATTAGAGGATTTACACCACTGTTTGTCCTGCTGTGCCTGCCGTTTACACCTGTTGTCGTTGTCAATACGGTTGCTGGTTTATCCAATATTAAAAAGAAGTATTATTTTTTGACACTCCTTATTTCAAAACCCATTTTAATCTTTTTAATTAGCTATTTAGGCAGTGATTTGCGTGATATTTTAACCTCTCCTGTAAAACTTATTATTTCAGCTGTCATTATTTTAATCATTTGGGGAATCGGAAAATTGATTGAACATATTTTAAATAAGCGTGTGGAAAGAGATTTGCGAGAGATTGGAAAGCTACGAAAACATAAATAA